The genomic DNA acacacacacacacacacacacacactcacacactcacaaacacacactcactcacacacacacacacacacacactcacacacacctacatacacacacacacactcacacactctcacacatactcacacacacacacactgacacacacacacacatactcacactcacacatacacactcacacacacacacacatacacacactcacacactcacacaaacatacacacacacactcacacacacatacatacacactcacacactcacacacacactcacacacacacacacacacactttcacacacacacacacacacacactcacacactcacacacacacactcacaaactcacacatacacacattttcactcactcacacatacatacacacacacacacacatacatacacacacacacacactcacacactcacacacacactcacacacatacatacacacacacactcacacacacactttcactcactcacacatacatacacacacacacactcacacacacactcacacacactcacacactcacacacacacacacactctctggtTCTGACCTGGAAGCTGTGGGCTTTTTCACTGTGTCTTTCCTGCTCCTTCATTACCATGACCTGCATGTAGAAACGACAACAAAgttacacacaaactcacatacagttaaacacacacacaaactcacacatacacacacacacacacacacactagcctgAATCTCTTTTTATCGCAACATCACACATATTTAAAACAAGTTTGGAGAAAATCATTTTGCAACTGACTGAGTTAACAATGGTAGttccagacacacactcacagacacagacacacacacgcacagacacacacacatactcacacacacacacacactcacacacacatgcacacactcacacacacactcactcacacacacacactcacacacacgcacacactcacactcacacacagacacacacacacacacacagacaaacacacacagtcacacacacactcacacacacacacacacacacacacacacactcacacacacgcacaggcacacactcacacacacacactcacgcactcacacacacactcacacacacacacagacacacacacacactcacacacacgtacagacacacactcacgcactcacacacacactcacacacagacacacacacacgcacagacaaacacacacagtcacacacacactcacacacacacacacacacacacacactctcacacacacacacacactctcacactcacacacacacacacacacgcacaccctcactcacacacacacacacacactcacacgcacagacacacactcacacactcacacacacacacacacccacactcacacacatgcacagacacacgcacaccctcactcacacacacacccacactcacacacacgcacagacacacacacacacactcacacacacacacacacacactcacacacacgcacacacacgcacagacactcacacacacacacacacacacacacacacagggagagtgtGGGCCCTGGTGAGTCTCTGTGAAACTGCCTTGTTGCGTAACGAGCTGCCTGAGGAATTCCATGCATTACCTGCACTCTCGCGTTGTCATGGCAACCAAGGAATTCCACCAGGTGAAACTCTGAGGCATGCACAATGGGCGTGGCCAGGAATCCCAGGGATCACCTCTACAGAATGACGTTATCAGTGAGGTGTTGTCATGGAGATGATGGGGAGATTCTCAGGCTGGACTGAATGACTGCAGGGAGAAGGATGTGAGGAATGTGGGGAATCTCTGCTGATACCGCACGCCACCAAACACACGCTGCGCTGAAACTCTCTGTTTCCACATCGTGGTTATTGAGGTCACGCTTTTTTCTGTTCCCTTTAGTCGGTCTTTATAGCTGAGTTTTTGTCCACCTTTTGCAcggatacacgcacacacacacacacacacactcacacatgctctctcacacacacacacactcacacactcacacacacacacacacacacacatgctctctcacacacacacacacactcacacatgctctctcacacacacacacacacacactcacacacacacacacacacacactcacacacactcacacacacacacacacacacacacacacatgctctcacacacacacactcacacacactcacacacacactcacacactcacacatgctctctcacacacacactcacacacacacacacacacacacatgctctcacacacacactcacacacactctcacacacacacacacacacacatgctctctcacacacacactcacacacacacacacacacacacacacacacacactcacacacacacacacacacacacactcacacacacacacacacacactcacacacacacacacacacacactcacacactcacacatgctctcacacacacacacacacacacacacacacatgctctcacacacacactcacacacactctcacacacactctcacacacacacacacacacacacactcacacacacacacacacacacacacacatgctcttacacacacacactcacacacacatatgctagTTGACCTTGTTGTTGTTCCTGTTGGGTGTGGAGCCCAGGAGTGTCTGTAGAAGGGGGTCCCCCACACTCTGGTAGACGGGGTTAGAGGTCATCTGTGCGATGTACGGGGAGGCTTTGGACTCGATGTACAGAGTGATCAGACCGTCCCTCACCAGCTCATGGATGGAATCAAACCTCTTCTCACCCACATAGTGCTGACCGTCGTAGAACAGCTTGTAGTTCAGGGTCTGCCTGCCAAACCTACACTCATACAGTCAGAGAGAAGGccctttggtgtgtgtgtgtgtcagtgtgtgtgtgtgagtgtgtgtgtgagcgtgagtgtgtgtgtgtgagtgtgtgtgtgagtgtgtgtgtgtgtgtgtgtgagtgtgagtgtgtgtgtgtgtgtgagtgtgagtatgtgtgagtgtgtgtgtgtgtgtgagtgtgtgtgtgtgtgtgcgtgtgtgtgagtgtgtgtgtgtgtgagtgtgagtgtgtgtgtgagtgtgtgtgtgtgtgtgtgagtgtgtgtgtgtgtgtgtgtgtgtgagtgtgtgagtgtgagtgtgtgtgtgtgtgtgtgtgtgtgtgtatcgtacCTGAGGGCCAGTGTGTAACCTCCAggctgtctctgactctctctctctctctctctctctctgtgagtgtttgtgtgtgtgtgtgagtgtgtgtgtgagtgtgtgtgtgtgtgtgtgtgtgtgtgtgagtgtgtgtgtgtgtgtgtgtgtgagtgtgtgtgtgtgtgtgtgtgtgtgagtgtgtgtgtgtgtgtgtgtgtgtgagtgtgtgtgagagtgtgtgtgtgtgtgtgtgattgtgtgtgtgtgtgtgtgtgagtgtgtgtgtgtgtgtgtgtgagtgtgtgtgtgtgtgtgagtgtgtgtgtgtgtgtgtgtgtgtgtgtgagtgtgtgtgtgtgtgtgtgtgtgagtgtgagtgtgtgtgtgtgtgtgtgtgtgtgtgtgagagtgtgtgtgtgtgtcctaccTGAGGGCCAGTGTGTAAGCTCCAggctgtctctgactctctctgatGAGATACGCTCCTTCCACTCCCAGCAGCTCTCCAGAGCGTCCACGAGAGATCCACCCGTGGAACCTGAACACACGCCAAACAGACATGCTGACGATGgcacttcatcatcatcatcaccatcgtcATCAGAAGCGCAGGTTCTTTCGCCCATACTCACTCTCTCCCGTAGTACTTTGGTTTGCGATCAATCTGAAAAGCAGGGAAGATCATGCTGTCACAAAGATAGCGATGGCACTATAAACCCACCAGAGACTAAATCTGGGGTGATGTCACAAAGCAACCAATGGCAGGAGTTCAGTAAAGTAACACCATCACAATGATGCTTTACAGGGTTTGAACCCAAAGTAATTTAAGTACatactctctctgtctatctctctcacacacacacactttctctctctgtctatctctcacacccactcacacacacacacacactcatccacacacccacacacactcacacacacaaacacacagacatacatacgctcatacacacacacactcacacacactcacacagacacacacacacacactcacacacacacactcacacagacacaagcacacacacacacacactctcacacctgcAAATCAAACTCACCTCCTGAGGGCAGGTTACCCTCTTTGGTTGAGGAGCTTCCTGCTGCAGCTGATACACTGACCAGGAAAGCAAAACACAAAGCAATAACattacacatatttacacagcacacactacagccattacacaacattacacacactacagccattacacaacattacacactacagccattacacaacattacacactacagccattacacaacattacacacactacagccattacacaacattacacactaCAGCCATTACACAACATGACACACTACagccattacacaacattacacactaCAGCCATTACgcaacattacacacactacTGCCATTACGCAACattacacaacatcacacacactacagccattacacaacattacacacactacagccattacacaacattacacacactacagccattacacaacattacacactaCAGCCATTATGCAACATTACACACTACAGCCATTAcgcaacatcacacacactactgccattacacaacattacacacttCAGCCATTACGCAACATTACACACCACagccattacacaacattacacacactacagccattACACAACATCATACACACTACAGCCATTACACAACATGACACACACTACATCCATTACGCAGCATTACACCAACTACtgccattacacaacattacacacgacagccattacacaacattacacacactactgccattacacaacattacacacactacagctattacacaacattacacaacatcacacactactgccattacacaacattacacacagtacagccaTTACACAACATGACACACACTACATCCATTACGCAGCATTACACCAACTACTGCCattacacaacatcacacacactacagccattACGCAGCattacacaacatcacacactactgccattacacaacatcacacacactacagccattacacaacattacacaacatcacacactactgccattacacaacatcacacacacgactgtcattacacaacattacacaacattacacacactacagccattacacaacattacacacgACAGCCATTACGCAACATTACACCAACTACTGCCattacacaacatcacacactacagccattacgcaacattacacacactactgccattacataacattacacacactactgccattacacaacattacacactaCAGCCATTACGCAACATTACACCAACTACTGCCATTACCCAACATTACACACTACAGCCattacacaacatcacacacactacatccATTACGCAGCATTACACACACTACtgccattacacaacattacacacactacagccattacacaacattacacactacagccattacac from Conger conger unplaced genomic scaffold, fConCon1.1 SCAFFOLD_234, whole genome shotgun sequence includes the following:
- the LOC133120638 gene encoding beta-chimaerin-like, encoding YQLQQEAPQPKRVTCPQEIDRKPKYYGREFHGWISRGRSGELLGVEGAYLIRESQRQPGAYTLALRFGRQTLNYKLFYDGQHYVGEKRFDSIHELVRDGLITLYIESKASPYIAQMTSNPVYQSVGDPLLQTLLGSTPNRNNNKVMVMKEQERHSEKAHSFQ